A window from Pseudomonas kribbensis encodes these proteins:
- the yidC gene encoding membrane protein insertase YidC encodes MDIKRTILIVALAIVSYVMVLKWNQDYGQAALPTQNVASSTTTSGLPDTATGNNAAASDDIPRAASDTSAPAETPVAASKDLIQIKTDVLDLAIDPQGGDVAQLTLPLYPRRQDRPDVPFQLFDNGGERIYLAQSGLIGTNGPDASPAGRPIYSSEKKTYQLADGQDQLVVDLKFSKDGVNYIKRFTLKRGLYDVTVTYLIDNQSAQPWSGSMFAQLKRDNSADPSSTTATGTATYLGAALWTSSEPYKKVSMKDMDKGQLKENVTGGWVAWLQHYFVTAWIAPKGENNIVQTRKDSKQNYIIGYTGPSLTAAPGAKVETSAILYAGPKSQAVLKELSPGLELTVDYGILWFIAQPIFWLLQHIHAIVGNWGWSIIFLTMLIKGIFFPLSAASYKSMARMRAVAPKLAALKEQHGDDRQKMSQAMMELYKKEKINPLGGCLPILVQMPVFLSLYWVLLESVEMRQAPFMLWITDLSIKDPFFILPIIMGATMFIQQRLNPTPPDPMQAKVMKMMPIIFTFFFLWFPAGLVLYWVVNNCLSIAQQWYITRKIEAATKKAEA; translated from the coding sequence CTGATCGTCGCCCTGGCAATCGTGTCCTATGTCATGGTTCTTAAATGGAACCAGGACTATGGTCAGGCTGCCCTGCCGACTCAGAATGTTGCTTCCAGTACGACTACATCCGGTTTGCCGGACACCGCCACTGGCAATAACGCTGCCGCCAGTGACGATATTCCGCGCGCCGCAAGCGATACCAGCGCACCTGCCGAAACGCCGGTCGCCGCCAGCAAGGATCTGATCCAGATCAAAACCGACGTGCTCGATCTGGCGATCGATCCACAGGGTGGCGATGTTGCTCAACTGACCTTGCCGCTGTATCCACGTCGTCAGGATCGTCCGGACGTTCCGTTCCAGCTGTTCGACAACGGCGGCGAGCGTATCTATCTGGCGCAAAGCGGTCTGATCGGCACCAACGGTCCGGACGCCAGCCCGGCCGGTCGCCCGATCTACTCCTCGGAGAAGAAGACTTATCAATTGGCAGACGGTCAGGACCAATTGGTCGTCGACCTGAAGTTCAGCAAGGACGGCGTCAACTACATCAAGCGTTTCACCCTGAAACGTGGCCTGTATGACGTGACCGTGACTTATCTGATCGACAACCAGAGCGCGCAGCCCTGGTCCGGCTCGATGTTTGCTCAACTGAAGCGTGACAACAGCGCCGATCCTTCGTCGACCACGGCTACCGGCACCGCGACTTACCTGGGCGCCGCCCTGTGGACAAGTTCCGAGCCGTACAAGAAAGTGTCCATGAAAGACATGGACAAAGGTCAGCTCAAGGAAAACGTCACCGGTGGCTGGGTAGCCTGGCTGCAACACTACTTCGTGACGGCATGGATTGCTCCGAAGGGCGAAAACAACATCGTCCAGACCCGTAAAGACAGCAAACAGAACTACATCATCGGTTACACCGGTCCTTCGTTGACCGCTGCACCCGGTGCAAAAGTTGAAACCAGCGCAATTCTGTACGCCGGTCCAAAAAGCCAGGCTGTACTGAAAGAGTTGTCCCCAGGTCTGGAACTGACTGTCGACTACGGCATTCTGTGGTTCATTGCCCAGCCGATCTTCTGGCTGCTGCAACATATCCACGCCATTGTCGGCAACTGGGGCTGGTCGATCATCTTCCTGACCATGCTGATCAAAGGGATCTTCTTCCCGCTGTCGGCCGCCAGCTACAAGTCGATGGCCCGCATGCGCGCCGTGGCTCCGAAACTGGCTGCACTGAAAGAGCAACATGGCGATGACCGGCAGAAAATGTCGCAAGCCATGATGGAGCTGTACAAGAAAGAGAAGATCAATCCGCTGGGTGGCTGCTTGCCGATCCTCGTGCAGATGCCGGTTTTCCTTTCCCTGTACTGGGTTCTGCTGGAAAGCGTGGAAATGCGCCAGGCGCCGTTCATGCTGTGGATTACCGACCTGTCGATCAAGGATCCGTTCTTCATCCTGCCGATCATCATGGGCGCAACCATGTTCATCCAGCAGCGTCTGAACCCGACTCCTCCGGATCCGATGCAGGCGAAGGTCATGAAAATGATGCCAATCATCTTCACCTTCTTCTTCCTGTGGTTCCCGGCTGGTCTGGTGCTGTACTGGGTTGTGAACAACTGCCTGTCGATTGCCCAACAGTGGTACATCACGCGTAAGATCGAAGCGGCGACGAAAAAAGCCGAGGCGTAA